The Terrirubrum flagellatum nucleotide sequence CGACGCGCCACCTTGCCGGCAACGCGGAAGCCGAGATCGCTTTCAAAGCGCGGACGGACCGACGCAACGAAGGTGCGCTCGGGGGTCAGCGGAGCGAAGACGACCTTTTCGACGAGGACGGGACGACCATCGATCTTCGCTTCGGTCTTCGGCGTCGCCTCGTTGCAGGCGGCGAGCGCGAGCGTGGAGAGGAGAGCGATGGCGGTCGGGAGGCGGTTGAGCATAGCGGGCTCGTTGGCGGTCAGCGGGAGGGACGCAGCGCGCGAAGGAGGAAGTCGACCATGGCGTTGGGGTCGGGCTTTTCCTTCTTGCGCTCGAACTGGGCGATGAGGGTGGGATGAAACAGGCCAGCGCAGGCGGCGAAGATCATCTTGCCGGCGATCTCGGTGTTGATGTCGGGATCGAAGTCGCCAGCGGCGACGCCTTCAGCGGCGATCTCGGCGAAATACTGCTTGAAGCGATCGCAGTGAGCCTCGATCGACTCCCAGCTCTCGTTCATGGCCACTTCGACCATGTCGTGGATGCGCTTCTCGTCGTTCAGCAGCCCTTTGTGGTGCTCATGCAGGCCAATGACCGTGGCGCGGAGCTTGTCCGGAGCGGAGAGCGGAGAGGCGAGCACCTTGCGGGCCTGCTCCTCGCTTTCCTCGCAGAGGCGACGGCAGATCGCGTCATTGATCGCGCCCTTGGAGGGGAAGAAGCGGTAAACGTTGGCCGGCGACATGCCGAGCTCGGCGGCGATGTCTGCGACCGCCGTCTTGGCGTAGCCAATACGCCGGAACAGCCCTTCGGCCACCGCCATGATGCGGCAGCGGGTCTCTTCCGGGCTTACTCTTGCGCGAACGCTCATCGACCTGCCTGACGACTGATTCTTGATAACTGATGATTTTTGAATTTCATCACAAGTCAGGCGTCAGGTCAACCGACGCCGCTGCGTCAGGCGGTCGCGGTCGCATTGAGGATCGGTCGGCGGGGAGCTAGACAGCCGTCCCCGGCCAAGCGCCGATTGAGGGAGCGCCGCCATGAACCCGATCTTTTCAGGGTTGCCGACCACCGTGTTCGAGGTGATGTCGCGGCTGGCGCGGGAGCATCAGGCGGTCAATCTCGGCCAGGGTTTTCCCGACGATCCCGGGCCCCTGGACGTGCGCCAGAAGGCCGCTCAGGCGGTCGTGGAGGGGTGGAATCAGTACCCGCCGATGATGGGCCTTCCGGAGCTCCGGACCGCCGTGGCGGCCCATTACGGCCATTGGCATGGCCTTTCGCTCGACCCCGAGCAGGAGATCATGATCACGTCGGGCGCGACCGAGGCGCTGGCCGGCGCGCTGATGGCCCTGATCGAGCCCGGCGACGAGGTCGTCCTCTTCCAGCCGATGTATGACGCCTATCTGCCGTTGGTGAAGCGCGCTGGCGGCGTGCCGAAATTCGTGACGCTGAAGCCGCCGCACTGGCGCTTTTCCGAAGACGATCTCAAGGCGGCCTTTTCCGAGAGAACGAAGGTCGTACTGTTCAACAATCCGCTCAATCCCGCCGGCGTCATCTATGCCCGTGAAGACCTCGAACTGCTCGCGCGCTTCTGCGTCGCCCATGGCGCGATCGCGGTTTGCGATGAGGTCTGGGAGCATGTGATCTTCGACAACCGCGACCATGTTCCGCTGATCACGCTGCCCGGCATGCGCGAGCTCACCGTGAAGATCGGCTCCGCCGGCAAGATCTTTTCACTGACGGGATGGAAAGTCGGCTTCGTCTGCGCCGCGCCAACGCTGATGAAGGTTCTCGCCAAGGCGCACCAGTTCCTGACCTTCACAACGCCGCCGAACCTGCAGGCCGCGGTGGCTTATGGCCTCGCGAAGGAGAATTCCTACTTCACCGGCATGCGCGCCGAATTCCAGCGCGCCCGCGACCGTTTCGCGACGGGGCTCACGGAACGCGGCTTCTCCGTGCTGCCGAGCGCCGGCACCTATTTCCTCAATGTCGATCTCGCTCCGATGGGCGAATACGACGACGTCGCTTTCTGTCAGCGGCTTGTCACCGCGCATGGCGTCGCGGCGATCCCCGTCTCCGCCTTCTACGCCGAGCAGCCAGTGACGACGGTGGCGCGCTTCTGCTTCGCCAAGACCGATGCGACGCTCGACGCCGCGCTGAAAAGGCTGGAGACGCTGAACGCGCGGGCGGCGTGAAGGCATTCAGCAGCGCAGCTTTCGAACCTATTCCTCGGCAGCGTCTTCAGCGCGAAGACCGCTTTCGAAATCCCGCCCGCCATAGGCGATCGTCACGATCTCGACTCGCGTCTTGAGCACGCGGAAGGCGATGGTCGCGCGCCGCTCGAAGCCGATCGTCCGGAGACCGGGAAGGAGATCATCTCTCCGCGTTCCCCGTTCGGGAAAATCCGCCAGCGCCAGGCAGGCCGCCTCGATCCGGTCGATATAACCCTGCGCGATCGTCAGGCCGGCCTGTTCGGCGATATATTCGTAAAGGGCGAACATATCCGCTTCGGCCTGCGGCCGAAAATAGACCTTATGCGCCACGCGCGGCCTTCGTCTTGCGGGCGTGGTGAGCGCGAAGCCTCTTGAAAACCTCGCTCGCCGGCGCGCTTGGGCGCTTGTCCGCCATTGCGGACGCGACCTTCACCCGCAGCAATTCTTCGAGCGCCGCATCTTCACGGTCGAGCGCGCGCAGAGCGTGGCGAAGAACCTCGCTCGCACTCGCATAACTCCCGGATTTGAGACGCCGGTCGAGACTCGCCTGCTGGCTTCCCAAGGTCACTGTGATGGGCTTGCTGGTTCGCATCGAACCCTCCGGCGCCCTTATATCACACTCAATGACACTGTCATACTTCCCGCCGCTGACCGCCCGTCCGATCCATGGGCGAGCGCGGCTTTTTCGCGCGGCGGACGCGTGTATTTCCGATTGAGCGCAGGCGGCGCTTTTCCTAACTTCGCCGCGCCCCAAATCCCGGAGCCGCCTGCTGATGAAACGTCTTGTTCTCGCCGCCGCCCTCGCCATTGCGAGCCTTTTGCCCGCCGCGGCGCAGGAGAAGGTCGTCAACGTCTATAACTGGTCCGA carries:
- a CDS encoding type II toxin-antitoxin system RelE/ParE family toxin, whose amino-acid sequence is MAHKVYFRPQAEADMFALYEYIAEQAGLTIAQGYIDRIEAACLALADFPERGTRRDDLLPGLRTIGFERRATIAFRVLKTRVEIVTIAYGGRDFESGLRAEDAAEE
- a CDS encoding TetR/AcrR family transcriptional regulator — translated: MSVRARVSPEETRCRIMAVAEGLFRRIGYAKTAVADIAAELGMSPANVYRFFPSKGAINDAICRRLCEESEEQARKVLASPLSAPDKLRATVIGLHEHHKGLLNDEKRIHDMVEVAMNESWESIEAHCDRFKQYFAEIAAEGVAAGDFDPDINTEIAGKMIFAACAGLFHPTLIAQFERKKEKPDPNAMVDFLLRALRPSR
- a CDS encoding ribbon-helix-helix domain-containing protein gives rise to the protein MRTSKPITVTLGSQQASLDRRLKSGSYASASEVLRHALRALDREDAALEELLRVKVASAMADKRPSAPASEVFKRLRAHHARKTKAARGA
- a CDS encoding aminotransferase, translating into MNPIFSGLPTTVFEVMSRLAREHQAVNLGQGFPDDPGPLDVRQKAAQAVVEGWNQYPPMMGLPELRTAVAAHYGHWHGLSLDPEQEIMITSGATEALAGALMALIEPGDEVVLFQPMYDAYLPLVKRAGGVPKFVTLKPPHWRFSEDDLKAAFSERTKVVLFNNPLNPAGVIYAREDLELLARFCVAHGAIAVCDEVWEHVIFDNRDHVPLITLPGMRELTVKIGSAGKIFSLTGWKVGFVCAAPTLMKVLAKAHQFLTFTTPPNLQAAVAYGLAKENSYFTGMRAEFQRARDRFATGLTERGFSVLPSAGTYFLNVDLAPMGEYDDVAFCQRLVTAHGVAAIPVSAFYAEQPVTTVARFCFAKTDATLDAALKRLETLNARAA